A single window of Leopardus geoffroyi isolate Oge1 chromosome D4, O.geoffroyi_Oge1_pat1.0, whole genome shotgun sequence DNA harbors:
- the LHX3 gene encoding LIM/homeobox protein Lhx3 isoform X2: protein MLLETELGRDRDRPGAPGAAAVCTLGGTREIPLCAGCDQHILDRFILKALDRHWHSKCLRCSDCHAPLAERCFSRGENVYCKDDFFKRFGTKCAACQLGIPPTQVVRRAQDFVYHLHCFACVVCKRQLATGDEFYLMEDSRLVCKADYETAKQREAEATAKRPRTTITAKQLETLKSAYNTSPKPARHVREQLSSETGLDMRVVQVWFQNRRAKEKRLKKDAGRQRWGQYFRNMKRARGGSKSDKDSVQEEGQDSDADVSFTDEPSMAEMGPASGLYSSLGEPTPALGRPAGAPGSFPLEHGGLAGPEQYRELRPGSPYGVPPSPAALQSLPGPQPLLSSLVYPDAGLGLVPAGAPGGPPPMRVLAGNGPSSDLSTGSSGGYPDFPASPASWLDEVDHAQF from the exons ATGCTGCTGGAAACCGAGCTGGGTAGAGACAGAGATCGGCCCGGGGCCCCCGGGGCCGCTGCCGTCTGCACCTTAGGTGGGACTCGGG AGATCCCGCTGTGTGCCGGCTGTGACCAGCACATCCTGGACCGCTTCATCCTCAAGGCGCTGGACCGCCACTGGCACAGCAAGTGTCTGAGGTGCAGCGACTGCCACGCGCCCCTGGCGGAGCGCTGCTTCAGCCGCGGAGAGAACGTCTACTGCAAGGACGACTTCTTCAA GCGGTTCGGGACCAAGTGCGCCGCGTGCCAGCTGGGCATCCCGCCCACGCAGGTGGTGCGCCGCGCCCAGGATTTCGTGTACCACCTGCACTGCTTCGCCTGCGTCGTGTGCAAGCGGCAGCTGGCCACGGGCGACGAGTTCTACCTCATGGAAGACAGCCGGCTCGTGTGCAAGGCGGATTACGAGACGGCCAAGCAGCGCG AGGCGGAGGCCACGGCCAAGCGGCCGCGCACGACCATCACGGCCAAGCAGCTGGAGACGCTGAAGAGCGCCTACAACACGTCGCCCAAGCCCGCGCGCCACGTGCGCGAGCAGCTCTCGTCCGAGACCGGCCTGGACATGCGCGTCGTGCAG gTGTGGTTCCAGAACCGCCGCGCCAAGGAAAAGCGACTCAAGAAGGACGCCGGCCGGCAGCGCTGGGGCCAGTACTTCCGCAACATGAAGCGCGCCCGCGGCGGCTCCAAGTCCGACAAGGACAGCgtccaggaggaggggcaggacagCGACGCCGACGTCTCCTTCACCG ATGAGCCGTCCATGGCCGAGATGGGCCCTGCCAGCGGCCTCTACAGCAGCCTGGGGgagcccaccccagccctgggcaggcCCGCGGGAGCCCCGGGCAGCTTCCCGCTGGAGCACGGAGGCCTGGCCGGCCCGGAGCAGTACCGCGAGCTGCGGCCCGGCAGCCCTTACGGTGTCCCCCCGTCCCCAGCTGCCTTGCAGAGCCTCCCTGGCCCCCAACCCCTTCTCTCCAGCTTGGTATACCCAGATGCCGGCTTGGGCCTGGTGCCCGCAGGGGCCCCAGGTGGGCCCCCGCCCATGAGGGTGCTGGCAGGAAACGGACCCAGCTCTGACCTGTCCACGGGGAGCAGCGGGGGCTACCCCGACTTCCCTGCCAGCCCTGCCTCCTGGCTGGACGAGGTGGACCACGCTCAGTTCTGA
- the LHX3 gene encoding LIM/homeobox protein Lhx3 isoform X1, protein MEARGELGPGRESAGGDLLLALLARREDLRREIPLCAGCDQHILDRFILKALDRHWHSKCLRCSDCHAPLAERCFSRGENVYCKDDFFKRFGTKCAACQLGIPPTQVVRRAQDFVYHLHCFACVVCKRQLATGDEFYLMEDSRLVCKADYETAKQREAEATAKRPRTTITAKQLETLKSAYNTSPKPARHVREQLSSETGLDMRVVQVWFQNRRAKEKRLKKDAGRQRWGQYFRNMKRARGGSKSDKDSVQEEGQDSDADVSFTDEPSMAEMGPASGLYSSLGEPTPALGRPAGAPGSFPLEHGGLAGPEQYRELRPGSPYGVPPSPAALQSLPGPQPLLSSLVYPDAGLGLVPAGAPGGPPPMRVLAGNGPSSDLSTGSSGGYPDFPASPASWLDEVDHAQF, encoded by the exons ATGGAGGCGCGCGGGGAGCTGGGCCCCGGCCGCGAGTCGGCGGGCGGCGACCTGCTGCTGGCGCTGCTGGCGCGGAGAGAGGACCTGCGCCGAG AGATCCCGCTGTGTGCCGGCTGTGACCAGCACATCCTGGACCGCTTCATCCTCAAGGCGCTGGACCGCCACTGGCACAGCAAGTGTCTGAGGTGCAGCGACTGCCACGCGCCCCTGGCGGAGCGCTGCTTCAGCCGCGGAGAGAACGTCTACTGCAAGGACGACTTCTTCAA GCGGTTCGGGACCAAGTGCGCCGCGTGCCAGCTGGGCATCCCGCCCACGCAGGTGGTGCGCCGCGCCCAGGATTTCGTGTACCACCTGCACTGCTTCGCCTGCGTCGTGTGCAAGCGGCAGCTGGCCACGGGCGACGAGTTCTACCTCATGGAAGACAGCCGGCTCGTGTGCAAGGCGGATTACGAGACGGCCAAGCAGCGCG AGGCGGAGGCCACGGCCAAGCGGCCGCGCACGACCATCACGGCCAAGCAGCTGGAGACGCTGAAGAGCGCCTACAACACGTCGCCCAAGCCCGCGCGCCACGTGCGCGAGCAGCTCTCGTCCGAGACCGGCCTGGACATGCGCGTCGTGCAG gTGTGGTTCCAGAACCGCCGCGCCAAGGAAAAGCGACTCAAGAAGGACGCCGGCCGGCAGCGCTGGGGCCAGTACTTCCGCAACATGAAGCGCGCCCGCGGCGGCTCCAAGTCCGACAAGGACAGCgtccaggaggaggggcaggacagCGACGCCGACGTCTCCTTCACCG ATGAGCCGTCCATGGCCGAGATGGGCCCTGCCAGCGGCCTCTACAGCAGCCTGGGGgagcccaccccagccctgggcaggcCCGCGGGAGCCCCGGGCAGCTTCCCGCTGGAGCACGGAGGCCTGGCCGGCCCGGAGCAGTACCGCGAGCTGCGGCCCGGCAGCCCTTACGGTGTCCCCCCGTCCCCAGCTGCCTTGCAGAGCCTCCCTGGCCCCCAACCCCTTCTCTCCAGCTTGGTATACCCAGATGCCGGCTTGGGCCTGGTGCCCGCAGGGGCCCCAGGTGGGCCCCCGCCCATGAGGGTGCTGGCAGGAAACGGACCCAGCTCTGACCTGTCCACGGGGAGCAGCGGGGGCTACCCCGACTTCCCTGCCAGCCCTGCCTCCTGGCTGGACGAGGTGGACCACGCTCAGTTCTGA